Proteins encoded by one window of Torulaspora delbrueckii CBS 1146 chromosome 2, complete genome:
- the RRS1 gene encoding ribosome biogenesis protein RRS1 (similar to Saccharomyces cerevisiae RRS1 (YOR294W); ancestral locus Anc_8.763) — protein MSTKDYKSLPVTVEKPIPVTYDLGNLAVFDSNVVDRNDVDSSNGKREQNIRSLTRDNVQLLINQILSLPIKTTTESAGGTGNQSASMTLIQLPGPTTELPREKPLPKPKAPTKWELFAAKKGIKPKERAGKMVYDEEAGEWVPKWGYKGANKKLDDQWLVEIDDKVKNTEDELVDPRTLNRAQRKELVKKNQRQQKKNMRNSGVSK, from the coding sequence ATGTCTACGAAGGATTACAAGAGCTTACCAGTTACTGTGGAGAAACCTATCCCTGTAACGTACGACTTGGGTAACCTCGCTGTCTTTGACTCCAATGTGGTGGACAGAAATGACGTTGATTCTTCTAACGGTAAACGTGAACAGAACATCAGATCTTTGACCAGAGACAATGTGCAGCTACTTATCAACCAAATACTTTCATTGCCAATCAAGACAACTACAGAATCTGCGGGAGGTACTGGTAATCAAAGTGCTTCCATGACTTTGATCCAACTACCGGGACCAACCACTGAACTACCAAGAGAAAAACCACTACCTAAGCCTAAGGCACCAACGAAATGGGAACTTTTCGCCGCCAAGAAGGGTATCAAGCCCAAGGAAAGAGCGGGCAAGATGGTCTacgacgaagaagctggtgaATGGGTACCCAAATGGGGTTACAAGGGTGCTAACAAGAAGCTGGATGACCAGTGGCTGGTCgagattgatgataaagtGAAGAACACCGAGGACGAGTTAGTCGATCCAAGAACACTAAACCGTGCTCAAAGAAAGGAActtgtgaagaagaaccaaagaCAACAGAAGAAAAACATGAGAAATTCAGGTGTATCTAAATAA
- the FUS2 gene encoding Fus2p (similar to Saccharomyces cerevisiae FUS2 (YMR232W); ancestral locus Anc_8.762): MFKSSYFLEEMGFQASTSLTPIRDYDNDYFHRDDDKLPMTNRFLYGKPKTYGESARTSIKSCKRPASLVLCEQTETSNKKQYSPLNLRNFTDVINLNQDNEHSPKEPAQEFFSIVRHLFESETAYVETMETSIDVYRRTLNENRSFRNRLIQQDSHDEVLLFGNIETISSISRLFLSVIENSLTSGNPLRTVDDKFWDELNSISALQDRLLQQFDIGKAFNLHFLRIKSTYLSYSVTHGKQKELLELLRAGNPQLFQKWYDCCMKSANTMRLEAIFERPIKRLKEWTEILVQLLASSQNLLSEHYCTNVSNALNQYESFIRDVTNETKEFDNNAMYDFSLTPSEIIQSYGPESKFERKTLKSTVKSAPRSSLQELDSVLLCVKTPKRESRNTTSRSNSIFSGSSSRYSGDSTIVPLSEANLILSSSESHLRAETAVDLTLADHVTKLKRAHRGLLAFKNVIGKEDMLSILDINLKHAKLWEAVIDRRADLNPIVSSDEGSKSRISMYSSHIERLQKQREEAIIMKVDEMERSVKGPLSMIICHCECVRSHLRDLNALKKDYLSYLRERKSSAHDVKRDILGKHFEQMQAKMLHELPKFIELAHKIIEAIILNYHRKMLRYLEISAGGEKSLIDDLELLGGLKRDVGKNLDILENYSASRYRIKRMVRDDWQFAQDQTASRVLRKLFEL; this comes from the coding sequence ATGTTCAAGAGTTCATACTTCCTAGAGGAAATGGGCTTCCAGGCCTCGACTTCCCTTACACCGATCAGAGATTATGATAATGATTATTTCCACAGAGACGATGACAAACTACCCATGACGAATAGATTTCTCTACGGTAAGCCTAAAACCTATGGAGAGAGTGCAAGGACATCAATAAAGTCCTGTAAGAGGCCAGCAAGTCTAGTTCTTTGTGAGCAGACTGAAACTTCAAATAAAAAGCAGTACTCGCCCTTAAACTTAAGGAATTTTACAGATGTGATAAATTTAAATCAAGATAATGAACATAGTCCGAAAGAGCCTGCTCAGGAATTTTTTAGCATTGTGAGACATCTGTTTGAGTCCGAGACCGCGTATGTTGAAACTATGGAAACTTCAATTGATGTATACAGAAGAACGTTAAACGAAAACAGGTCTTTTAGAAATAGGTTAATTCAGCAGGACTCTCATGATGAGGTGCTTCTCTTTGGGAACATTGAGACTATATCATCGATTAGCAGACTATTTCTGTCTGTTATAGAAAACAGCCTCACTTCTGGCAATCCACTTAGGACGGTAGACGACAAATTCTGGGATGAGCTGAACAGTATTTCGGCCTTGCAGGATCGCCTGCTACAGCAGTTTGATATCGGCAAAGCTTTCAATCTGCATTTCCTTCGGATAAAGTCAACGTATCTGTCATATTCGGTAACCCATGGTAAACAAAAGGAGCTTCTTGAGCTTTTACGGGCAGGCAATCCACAGCTTTTTCAGAAATGGTATGATTGTTGTATGAAATCTGCAAATACAATGAGACTAGAAGCTATTTTTGAGAGACCAATTAAACGACTAAAGGAATGGACCGAGATACTGGTTCAACTGCTTGCATCATCACAGAATCTTTTGAGTGAGCATTACTGTACTAATGTTTCTAACGCACTCAACCAGTatgaatctttcatcagagaCGTCACCAATGAAactaaagaatttgataacAATGCGATGTATGATTTTAGCCTTACCCCCAGTGAGATAATACAGAGTTATGGACCTGAGTCGAAGTTTGAGAGGAAAACTCTCAAGAGTACAGTGAAATCTGCACCTCGCAGCTCACTGCAAGAACTCGATAGTGTTTTATTGTGTGTTAAAACTCCGAAAAGAGAGAGTCGAAACACTACTAGCAGATCTAACTCGATTTTCTCAGGCTCATCAAGTCGTTATTCAGGTGATTCCACCATCGTACCACTCTCAGAGGCTAATTTGATTCTGTCAAGCTCGGAATCTCATCTGCGAGCCGAAACTGCGGTTGATCTTACCCTTGCAGATCATGTAACGAAACTCAAAAGGGCCCATCGGGGCTTGCTAGCATTCAAAAACGTTATTGGCAAGGAGGATATGCTCTCCATTTTGGATATCAATTTAAAGCATGCTAAGTTGTGGGAGGCGGTAATCGACCGTCGAGCTGACTTAAACCCCATAGTTTCCTCAGATGAAGGATCTAAATCTCGGATTTCTATGTACAGCTCACacattgaaagattacAGAAGCAGCGGGAAGAAGCTATTATTATGAAAGTCGACGAAATGGAGAGATCGGTCAAAGGTCCACTTTCTATGATTATCTGTCATTGTGAGTGCGTAAGATCTCATTTGAGAGATCTGAATGCGCTCAAGAAGGATTATCTGTCCTATCTACGGGAGAGAAAGTCATCTGCGCACGATGTTAAGAGGGATATTCTGGGAAAGcactttgaacaaatgcAGGCCAAGATGCTTCATGAGCTGCCGAAATTTATTGAGCTGGCTCATAAGATTATTGAAGCTATAATATTGAATTATCACAGAAAGATGCTGAGATATCTGGAAATATCGGCCGGGGGAGAGAAGTCTCTGATAGATGACCTCGAGTTGCTTGGGGGTTTAAAGAGGGACGTTGGCAAGAATCTCGATATCTTAGAAAACTACTCAGCTTCCCGGTATCGTATCAAAAGAATGGTGAGAGATGACTGGCAATTTGCTCAAGATCAAACGGCAAGCAGAGTCCTTCGCAAACTCTTTGAGCTTTaa